A stretch of Telopea speciosissima isolate NSW1024214 ecotype Mountain lineage chromosome 11, Tspe_v1, whole genome shotgun sequence DNA encodes these proteins:
- the LOC122646710 gene encoding RING-H2 finger protein ATL52-like, which produces MGFVDSPQSWVPYDTIKDCSQGFCSQYCPQWCYLILPPPPPYEFSDEGDGPNFSPLVIAIIGILASVFLLVSYYTLISKYCGRNTDSMRRRENQDPSDEFDENRDTLSNTEPWHISTRGLDESLIKSITLCKYKKGDGLVEGTDCSVCLSEFQENESLRLLPKCSHAFHPTCIDTWLKAHSNCPLCRANIVFANPLPLQLLSPVHENSPEEGSSTERRRENDTLVDEEYSERSGGEEDRQGRSDSVPKTPLWGSTDLGELEESDTIIEIRDEGVQQIRHSVSMDHYSCQTHISIADVLEINQDDDSELEDHQFQTQDVVGSSSKQWHGAEDSKSNSRSRRVLHCVMSPTAMKRSFSSGRLFFNKHGRLRNTTIPM; this is translated from the coding sequence ATGGGGTTTGTTGACAGCCCACAATCTTGGGTTCCATATGATACCATTAAAGACTGTTCTCAAGGTTTTTGCAGTCAATATTGCCCACAGTGGTGCTACCTCAtccttcctcctccccctccttatGAATTTTCAGATGAAGGTGATGGCCCAAACTTCTCCCCTCTAGTTATCGCGATCATCGGAATTTTGGCAAGTGTTTTCCTTCTTGTAAGTTACTATACCCTGATCTCTAAGTATTGTGGTAGGAACACAGATtcaatgagaagaagagaaaatcaaGATCCAAGTGATGAGTTTGATGAGAACAGGGACACATTAAGCAATACTGAACCATGGCATATCTCTACAAGGGGATTAGATgagtccttgatcaagtccatcACACTATGCAAGTATAAGAAGGGTGATGGGTTGGTTGAAGGAACAGATTGCTCAGTCTGTCTCAGTGAATTTCAAGAAAATGAAAGCTTAAGATTGTTACCAAAGTGTAGCCATGCCTTTCACCCTACTTGCATTGATACATGGCTAAAAGCTCACTCTAATTGCCCTTTATGTCGCGCAAATATTGTGTTCGCGAATCCATTGCCACTTCAGTTACTGTCTCCTGTCCATGAAAATTCTCCAGAAGAAGGGTCTTCAACAGAAAGGCGGCGAGAGAATGATACACTAGTTGATGAAGAGTATTCAGAAAGGAGTGGTGGAGAAGAGGATAGACAGGGGAGATCAGATTCTGTTCCGAAAACCCCCTTATGGGGTTCAACTGATTTGGGGGAATTGGAGGAGAGTGATACTATAATTGAGATTAGAGATGAAGGTGTACAACAGATTAGACATTCAGTTTCAATGGATCACTACTCATGTCAAACTCATATTTCCATAGCTGATGTACTTGAAATAAATCAAGATGATGACTCTGAATTGGAGGATCACCAGTTTCAGACACAGGATGTTGTCGGATCATCATCGAAACAATGGCATGGTGCAGAAGATAGCAAATCTAACAGTAGAAGCAGAAGGGTCTTGCATTGTGTTATGAGTCCCACTGCCATGAAGAGATCATTttcaagtgggagattgttttTTAACAAGCATGGAAGGTTGAGGAATACAACAATTCCAATGTGA